A section of the Oryzias latipes chromosome 8, ASM223467v1 genome encodes:
- the LOC101170845 gene encoding ferritin, middle subunit, translated as MESQVRQNYHRDCEAAINRMVNMELFASYTYTSMAFYFDRDDVALPGFSHFFKENSHEEKEHADKLLSFQNKRGGRIFLQDVKKPERDEWGSGLEAMQCALQLEKNVNQALLDLHKVASDHKDPHLCDFLETHYLNEQVESIKKIGDHITNLTRMDAHTNKMAEYLFDKHTLGSQS; from the exons ATGGAGTCCCAGGTGCGCCAGAACTACCACCGCGACTGTGAGGCCGCCATCAACAGGATGGTCAACATGGAGCTGTTTGCTTCTTACACCTACACCTCTATG GCCTTCTACTTCGACCGTGACGATGTGGCCCTTCCAGGTTTCTCCCATTTCTTCAAGGAGAACAGCCACGAGGAGAAGGAGCACGCGGACAAACTGCTGTCCTTCCAGAACAAGAGAGGAGGACGCATCTTCCTGCAGGACGTCAAG AAACCAGAGCGTGATGAGTGGGGCAGTGGGCTGGAAGCCATGCAGTGCGCCCTGCAGCTGGAGAAGAACGTCAACCAGGCTCTGCTGGACCTGCACAAGGTGGCCTCTGACCACAAAGACCCTCAT ctgtgtGACTTCCTGGAGACCCACTACCTGAACGAACAGGTAGAGTCCATCAAGAAGATTGGTGACCACATCACCAACCTCACCCGCATGGATGCTCACACCAACAAGATGGCAGAGTACCTGTTTGACAAGCACACCCTGGGCAGCCAAAGCTAA
- the LOC101171335 gene encoding ferritin, middle subunit: MESQVRQNYHRDCEAAINRMVNMELFASYTYTSMAFYFDRDDVALPGFSHFFKENSHEEKEHADKLLSFQNKRGGRIFLQDVKKPDRNEWGSGLEAMQCALQLEKNVNQALLDLHKVASDHKDPHMCDFLETHYLNEQVESIKKIGDHITNLTRMDAHTNKMAEYLFDKHTLGSKS; encoded by the exons ATGGAGTCCCAGGTGCGCCAGAACTACCACCGCGACTGTGAGGCCGCTATCAACAGGATGGTCAACATGGAGCTGTTTGCTTCTTACACCTACACCTCTATG GCCTTCTACTTCGACCGTGACGATGTGGCCCTTCCAGGGTTCTCCCATTTCTTCAAGGAGAACAGCCACGAGGAGAAGGAGCACGCGGACAAACTGCTGTCCTTCCAGAACAAGAGAGGAGGACGCATCTTCCTGCAGGACGTCAAG AAACCTGATCGCAATGAGTGGGGCAGTGGGCTGGAAGCCATGCAGTGTGCCCTGCAGCTGGAGAAGAACGTCAACCAGGCTCTGCTGGACCTGCACAAGGTGGCGTCCGACCACAAAGACCCTCAT ATGTGTGACTTCCTGGAGACCCACTACCTGAACGAACAGGTGGAATCCATCAAGAAGATTGGTGACCACATCACCAACCTCACCCGCATGGATGCTCACACCAACAAGATGGCAGAGTATCTGTTTGACAAGCACACCCTGGGCAGCAAAAGCTAa
- the LOC101171084 gene encoding ferritin, middle subunit isoform X3 has protein sequence MESQVRQNYHRDCEAAINRMVNMELFASYTYTSMAFYFDRDDVALPGFSHFFKENSHEEKEHADKLLSFQNKRGGRIFLQDVKKPERDEWGSGLEAMQCALQLEKNVNQALLDLHKVASDHKDPHMCDFLETHYLNEQVESIKKIGDHITNLTRMDAHTNKMAEYLFDKHTLGSKS, from the exons ATGGAGTCCCAGGTGCGTCAGAACTACCACCGTGACTGTGAGGCCGCCATCAACAGGATGGTCAACATGGAGCTGTTTGCTTCTTACACCTACACCTCTATG GCCTTCTACTTCGACCGTGACGATGTGGCCCTTCCAGGTTTCTCCCATTTCTTCAAGGAGAACAGCCACGAGGAGAAGGAGCACGCGGACAAACTGCTGTCCTTCCAGAACAAGAGAGGAGGACGCATCTTCCTGCAGGACGTCAAG AAACCAGAGCGTGATGAGTGGGGCAGTGGGCTGGAAGCCATGCAGTGTGCCCTGCAGCTGGAGAAGAACGTCAACCAGGCTCTGCTGGACCTGCACAAGGTGGCCTCTGACCACAAAGACCCTCAT atgtgtGACTTCCTGGAGACCCACTACCTGAACGAACAGGTGGAGTCCATCAAGAAGATTGGTGACCACATCACCAACCTCACCCGCATGGATGCTCACACCAACAAGATGGCAGAGTACCTGTTTGACAAGCACACCCTGGGCAGCAAAAGCTAA